In Kordiimonas sp. SCSIO 12610, the following are encoded in one genomic region:
- a CDS encoding GPP34 family phosphoprotein, whose translation MVDTNTPDLHLHEIILLLALKTDTGAIAHQASCYYSTIMGAAVLTDLFLKERIHIGESTRGFLGMKSEPKVSLLSSKLTGNPVMDECLSKISNSAKERSTSHWVQSFGNIRNLIKKSALPLVEKGILDAQERKIFFLFNKTYYPTISFEERQAILHQIEQAIFTNTETVDERTSILIALLKEAEMLKMFFDRKALKAHKKRIQDITEGTFAGKAAKKAIEAANAAAMVAISAGAVAATSG comes from the coding sequence ATGGTTGATACCAATACGCCTGACCTTCATCTTCATGAAATTATTCTGCTGTTGGCCCTGAAGACAGATACTGGCGCCATCGCACATCAAGCATCCTGCTATTATAGCACAATCATGGGCGCTGCTGTTTTAACCGATTTGTTCTTAAAAGAACGCATTCATATCGGTGAGAGCACTCGGGGCTTTTTAGGGATGAAATCAGAACCCAAGGTATCGCTTTTATCGTCAAAATTAACTGGCAACCCAGTGATGGATGAGTGTCTTTCGAAAATATCAAACTCTGCGAAAGAGCGCTCAACAAGCCACTGGGTTCAGTCGTTCGGAAACATTCGAAACCTGATCAAGAAAAGCGCATTACCCCTTGTTGAAAAAGGAATATTAGACGCGCAAGAGCGCAAAATATTCTTTCTGTTTAACAAAACATATTATCCAACGATATCGTTTGAGGAGCGTCAGGCGATCCTTCATCAAATTGAGCAGGCTATTTTCACAAACACAGAAACCGTGGATGAGCGAACATCAATTTTAATTGCCCTACTGAAAGAAGCAGAAATGCTAAAAATGTTTTTCGATAGGAAGGCATTAAAGGCGCACAAAAAACGTATTCAGGATATAACCGAAGGCACTTTTGCGGGCAAAGCCGCAAAGAAGGCTATCGAGGCTGCCAATGCTGCTGCAATGGTTGCTATATCAGCAGGGGCCGTTGCAGCAACAAGTGGTTAA
- a CDS encoding efflux RND transporter permease subunit: MLLSDVSVKRPVFATVLSLLLIAFGLISFQELSVRELPDVDPPVVSIQTNYPGANAAIVETRITQIVEGSIAGVPGIKTIDSTSSDGRSNVNIEFTLERDIDAAANDVRDRVSRILNNLPEEVDPPEVSKADGDTRPIMFFVLTSPVMDLLQLTDFAERNIVDRVSVVDGVAGVRIFGRQRYAIRIHLDRQAMAARGVAVADIERALRAENIELPAGRIESIKRDTIVRVNREYTQPQEFNEIVIREDSDGNFVRLGDVGRVELGAEREQTQFRGNGVPVIGIGIVKQSTANTLSVAQGAKAEIEKIKQTLPESMTIETSFDSSIFIEKAIDEVYFTLAVAMGLVVLVLYLFLGNLKTVLVPAVTVPVCIIASFWVLNLAGVSINLITLLALVLAIGLVVDDAIVVLENIYRRVEEGEPGLVAAYRGAKQVGFAVIATTLVLIGVFVPISFLSGNIGRIFGELAVTMTAAIAFSSLVALSLSPMMCSILVRRRNKKPEFSKKLDRGFTRLQDGYGRLLEVCIDNKLLISACFLVFFVLIYGIQSKIPQELAPTEDRSSFIMRVQGPQGASFEFMREQALIAEQQVLPLVESGEVERVLLRVDGSGGFGFVILPPWEERERSAGEIANELRGKFSQNVPGMRVIPFQRSGLGQRGGGSEAFQFVIGGDTYDDLGRYKQVMLEELGNYPGLVNVDADYRETQPQFNVKIDRKRASDIGVSIQTIGSTLETMMGGRRVTTFERGGEEYDVILQAEKEDRQQPLDMTNIHVTSSVTGQLIPLSNLVTVEEVSGAGALRRFNRVRALTISGNVAPGYTLGQVIADVEQMTRDAIPDVTTIDYKGATREFLEAGDDIYFIFALALVVVFLILAAQFESFIHPFVIMLTVPLAVFGGLLGLYMWGSTLNIYSQLGMIMLIGLAAKNGILIVEFANQLRDEGMDVRTALMDASKTRLRPIMMTGISTAIGALPLMLASGAGSASRQTIGVVVFGGVIVATFFTLFIVPVFYDMLAKYTKSPGHVASQLEDFEEKEKAGVPAE, translated from the coding sequence ATGTTATTATCTGATGTTTCCGTAAAACGCCCGGTTTTCGCGACAGTCCTTAGCCTCCTTCTTATTGCTTTCGGGCTTATCTCATTTCAGGAACTGTCGGTAAGAGAATTGCCAGACGTTGATCCGCCGGTGGTTTCTATTCAAACCAATTACCCAGGCGCGAACGCAGCTATTGTTGAAACACGCATAACGCAAATTGTTGAAGGCAGTATCGCTGGTGTCCCGGGTATTAAAACGATCGATTCAACAAGTAGCGATGGCCGCTCTAACGTAAATATTGAATTTACATTAGAACGGGATATTGATGCCGCAGCAAATGACGTTCGTGACCGTGTCAGCAGGATTTTGAACAACCTCCCGGAAGAGGTAGATCCGCCCGAGGTTTCCAAGGCAGACGGGGACACGCGCCCCATTATGTTTTTTGTCCTAACCAGCCCGGTTATGGATTTGTTGCAGCTAACTGATTTTGCTGAACGAAATATTGTAGACCGGGTGTCGGTGGTTGATGGTGTAGCTGGTGTTCGTATTTTTGGCCGCCAACGCTATGCTATTCGTATTCATCTTGACCGTCAGGCGATGGCAGCGCGGGGTGTTGCTGTTGCGGATATCGAACGGGCGCTTCGTGCTGAAAATATTGAGCTACCGGCGGGTCGGATCGAATCTATAAAACGTGACACAATTGTTCGGGTAAACCGTGAATACACACAGCCGCAAGAATTTAATGAAATTGTGATCCGCGAAGATAGCGACGGCAATTTTGTTCGCCTTGGTGATGTTGGTCGTGTTGAACTGGGTGCAGAGCGCGAGCAAACTCAGTTCCGTGGTAACGGCGTCCCGGTGATAGGGATTGGGATTGTGAAACAATCAACAGCGAATACCTTATCGGTTGCGCAGGGCGCGAAAGCTGAGATTGAAAAGATCAAGCAAACACTACCGGAAAGTATGACGATTGAAACGTCCTTCGACAGTTCAATCTTTATCGAAAAAGCGATTGATGAAGTATATTTCACACTCGCTGTCGCGATGGGGCTTGTTGTCCTTGTTTTATACTTATTCCTCGGCAATCTGAAAACCGTATTGGTTCCTGCTGTCACGGTACCCGTATGCATCATTGCAAGCTTTTGGGTTTTAAACCTTGCTGGTGTCAGCATTAACTTGATTACGCTTTTAGCCCTCGTTTTGGCGATTGGCTTGGTCGTTGATGATGCGATTGTGGTTCTGGAGAATATTTACCGCCGTGTTGAGGAAGGCGAGCCTGGCCTCGTTGCAGCCTACAGGGGCGCTAAGCAGGTTGGATTTGCTGTTATCGCGACAACACTTGTATTGATCGGTGTTTTTGTGCCGATTTCATTCCTATCTGGTAATATTGGCCGCATCTTTGGTGAACTAGCCGTGACGATGACAGCGGCGATTGCCTTTTCAAGCCTAGTTGCGCTTAGCCTTAGCCCGATGATGTGTTCTATTCTGGTTCGTCGTCGTAACAAGAAACCTGAGTTTTCGAAGAAACTGGATCGCGGATTCACCCGACTACAAGATGGGTATGGCCGCTTGTTGGAAGTTTGTATCGACAATAAGCTTTTGATTTCCGCATGTTTCCTTGTGTTCTTTGTGCTTATTTACGGCATTCAGTCAAAAATCCCTCAGGAACTTGCACCAACAGAAGATCGCAGTAGCTTCATTATGCGCGTGCAGGGGCCACAGGGCGCTAGCTTTGAATTTATGCGCGAGCAAGCACTGATCGCGGAACAACAGGTCTTGCCACTTGTTGAATCTGGTGAGGTAGAGCGTGTTCTCCTGCGTGTTGATGGAAGTGGTGGCTTTGGCTTTGTTATACTTCCCCCTTGGGAGGAGCGTGAACGTTCTGCTGGTGAAATTGCAAATGAACTGCGCGGTAAGTTCTCGCAGAATGTTCCTGGTATGCGCGTTATTCCATTCCAACGGTCTGGTCTTGGTCAGCGGGGCGGGGGCTCGGAAGCGTTTCAGTTCGTAATTGGTGGTGATACCTATGACGACCTTGGTCGCTACAAGCAAGTGATGCTTGAAGAACTTGGGAATTATCCAGGCCTTGTTAACGTTGATGCGGATTACCGTGAAACCCAGCCTCAATTTAATGTAAAAATTGATCGCAAGCGTGCGTCTGATATTGGTGTCTCTATCCAGACAATTGGTAGTACGCTCGAGACGATGATGGGCGGACGTCGCGTAACAACGTTTGAGCGTGGCGGCGAGGAATATGATGTTATTCTTCAAGCTGAAAAGGAAGATCGTCAGCAACCGCTAGATATGACGAATATTCATGTGACGTCTTCGGTGACTGGTCAGTTAATTCCGCTGAGTAACCTTGTTACAGTAGAAGAAGTTTCCGGTGCTGGTGCGCTGCGCCGCTTTAACCGTGTTCGTGCACTGACGATCAGTGGTAATGTTGCCCCTGGTTACACACTCGGACAAGTGATTGCTGATGTTGAGCAAATGACACGGGATGCGATACCGGATGTCACAACAATTGATTATAAGGGTGCGACGCGCGAATTTTTAGAAGCCGGCGATGATATTTACTTCATCTTTGCACTTGCGCTTGTGGTTGTGTTCCTGATTTTGGCAGCACAATTCGAAAGCTTCATCCACCCGTTTGTTATCATGTTAACGGTACCACTTGCAGTATTCGGTGGGTTGCTTGGTCTGTATATGTGGGGCAGCACGCTTAATATCTATAGTCAGCTTGGGATGATCATGTTGATCGGTTTGGCTGCCAAAAACGGCATTTTGATTGTCGAGTTTGCAAACCAGCTCCGCGATGAAGGCATGGATGTAAGAACGGCCTTAATGGATGCTTCAAAAACACGGCTGCGCCCGATTATGATGACGGGTATTTCAACAGCGATTGGCGCACTTCCATTGATGTTGGCATCTGGTGCAGGGTCTGCGAGCCGTCAGACAATTGGCGTTGTCGTGTTCGGCGGTGTGATTGTTGCGACCTTCTTTACGTTGTTTATCGTGCCCGTTTTCTACGATATGCTAGCGAAATATACGAAATCTCCTGGTCATGTAGCGTCTCAGCTAGAAGACTTTGAAGAGAAGGAAAAAGCAGGTGTACCTGCTGAATAA
- a CDS encoding DoxX family membrane protein has translation MMKAWSLLLLRFSTGSYLIIWGLIKLAAKDKAVGVSNKYYDGIINGDIANYGLGILEMLIGLLVVLGLFRKYTYPLQALIYFVGLAAIAPYIIDPFGFYIASEQKVTFYPSTTLFFASLVMIAFKSDDTRVLEKS, from the coding sequence ATGATGAAAGCATGGTCACTGTTACTGCTGAGGTTTTCGACGGGGTCGTACCTTATAATATGGGGGCTAATAAAACTTGCTGCCAAGGACAAAGCGGTTGGCGTTTCCAATAAATATTATGACGGCATTATCAACGGTGACATCGCGAACTATGGTCTTGGTATTCTGGAAATGCTAATCGGCCTTTTGGTTGTATTGGGCCTATTCCGCAAATATACGTATCCATTACAAGCACTGATCTATTTTGTCGGCTTAGCTGCTATCGCACCCTATATTATCGACCCATTTGGTTTTTATATCGCCAGTGAGCAAAAAGTTACCTTTTACCCATCAACAACACTCTTTTTTGCAAGTCTGGTCATGATCGCATTTAAATCAGATGACACACGCGTTTTAGAAAAATCATAA
- a CDS encoding threonine ammonia-lyase gives MLKEKNNTIVSPDDVRQAAENIKGSVSRTPMTLSRTLSEITGTECYLKFEIFQFTAAYKERGALNRLLAIKDDTNGIIAMSAGNHAQGVSYHASRLGIPATIIMPEGTPFNKVKRTEELGAEVVLTGTTLEESTAAALNLAEEKSLTFVHPFDDPLVIAGQGTVGLEMLEDVPDLDTLIVPIGGGGLISGISTIAKDMKPNIEIIGVQTEAFPSMKEAMDGTNLQGNNITVAEGIAVKTPGAKTQEIVKELVDDILIVSERRIESALVLMMEVEKVVIEGAAAISLAALMEYPDRFKGKKVGIVLTGGNIDSRLLASAIMRGMARDGRLSRLRISMVDVPGSLAKVTEIVAKIGNNVIEMRHQREFGALSLKQTEMELVVESKDDAHANKLLNALEAEGFTVSFAQTV, from the coding sequence ATGCTTAAAGAAAAAAACAATACAATCGTTAGCCCTGATGATGTCAGGCAAGCTGCCGAAAATATAAAAGGGTCGGTATCCCGCACCCCGATGACGCTTTCACGCACACTCAGTGAAATTACCGGTACTGAATGCTATCTAAAATTTGAGATTTTCCAGTTCACGGCGGCCTACAAGGAACGTGGTGCCTTAAACAGGCTACTTGCCATCAAGGATGATACAAACGGCATTATTGCAATGTCTGCGGGCAATCACGCGCAAGGGGTAAGCTATCACGCCAGCCGCCTCGGTATCCCCGCGACGATTATCATGCCAGAAGGAACCCCCTTCAATAAGGTCAAACGCACAGAAGAACTGGGGGCTGAGGTTGTTTTAACGGGAACGACGCTTGAGGAGTCCACAGCCGCAGCCCTTAACCTTGCAGAAGAAAAGTCACTGACTTTCGTTCACCCCTTTGATGACCCCCTCGTCATTGCAGGCCAAGGCACCGTTGGCCTTGAAATGCTGGAAGACGTTCCAGACCTTGATACCTTAATCGTGCCGATCGGTGGTGGCGGTTTAATTTCCGGTATCTCGACGATTGCGAAGGATATGAAGCCCAATATTGAAATCATTGGCGTCCAGACCGAGGCCTTCCCATCCATGAAGGAAGCCATGGACGGCACGAACCTTCAAGGCAACAACATCACAGTCGCAGAAGGCATTGCCGTCAAAACCCCCGGCGCTAAAACGCAGGAAATTGTTAAAGAGCTGGTTGATGATATTCTGATTGTAAGCGAACGACGAATTGAATCTGCGCTTGTTCTGATGATGGAAGTCGAAAAAGTTGTCATCGAAGGAGCGGCGGCGATCAGCCTCGCTGCATTGATGGAATATCCTGATCGCTTCAAAGGCAAAAAGGTCGGTATTGTGCTTACCGGTGGTAATATCGACTCTCGACTACTTGCAAGCGCGATCATGCGCGGTATGGCCCGTGACGGCAGGTTATCACGGCTTCGTATCTCCATGGTTGATGTGCCTGGCAGCCTGGCGAAAGTAACCGAAATTGTTGCTAAAATCGGTAACAATGTCATTGAAATGCGCCACCAGCGCGAATTCGGCGCCCTATCGCTGAAACAAACAGAAATGGAACTGGTGGTTGAAAGCAAAGATGATGCTCATGCAAACAAACTGCTGAACGCGCTAGAGGCAGAAGGCTTCACCGTTTCCTTTGCACAAACGGTGTAA
- a CDS encoding SMP-30/gluconolactonase/LRE family protein: protein MKKTLLGIVALILVGIVIFVLIPAPIDPVAYNPPASKGFVDGYAQNDGLADAEVISLGEGMYGPEDVAVDESGRIYGGLHDGRIVRILPDGTQEVFADTKGRPLGLHFDQTGNLIVADSWKGLLSIDPAGEITVLTTEADGLPFAFTDDLDIASDGKIYFSDASSKYTQPDYVLDLLEARGHGRLLVFDPATGETKSLLDNLYFANGIALSKNEDFVLVNETGRYRITRYWLKGEKAGSSDIFVDNLPGFPDGVSSNRNGVFWVAMPTPRSADVDNAHPSPFTKKLLSKLPKFMQPAAIKYGLVLAFDEEGNLLGSYHDTDGNPTYMVTSVEQVGDQIYLGSLEAPQIVRLNKPID, encoded by the coding sequence ATGAAAAAAACACTGCTTGGTATTGTTGCGCTTATTCTTGTTGGCATAGTGATATTCGTCCTTATTCCAGCGCCTATTGATCCAGTGGCATATAATCCGCCCGCCTCAAAAGGGTTTGTTGATGGTTACGCCCAAAACGATGGGCTTGCGGACGCTGAGGTCATATCACTTGGGGAAGGTATGTATGGCCCAGAAGATGTTGCCGTAGATGAAAGCGGGCGCATATACGGCGGCCTTCATGATGGCAGAATAGTTCGAATTTTACCCGACGGTACGCAGGAAGTTTTCGCAGACACCAAGGGGAGACCATTAGGGTTACATTTTGACCAAACCGGAAACCTGATTGTTGCGGATAGCTGGAAGGGGCTGTTGTCGATTGATCCTGCTGGCGAAATAACGGTTTTAACGACTGAAGCAGATGGTTTGCCGTTCGCATTTACTGATGATCTTGATATCGCCAGTGACGGTAAAATTTATTTCTCGGATGCCAGCAGCAAATATACCCAACCGGATTATGTTCTTGATTTACTGGAGGCACGTGGTCACGGGCGACTGTTGGTTTTTGATCCTGCGACGGGCGAAACAAAATCACTTCTCGATAATCTATATTTTGCGAATGGCATCGCGCTCTCAAAAAACGAAGATTTTGTGCTGGTGAATGAAACAGGCCGGTACCGGATCACACGCTATTGGCTGAAGGGTGAAAAGGCTGGCAGCAGTGATATATTCGTTGATAACCTGCCAGGATTCCCGGACGGTGTTTCTTCCAACAGAAATGGTGTGTTTTGGGTAGCAATGCCAACGCCGCGTAGCGCAGATGTGGATAACGCACACCCAAGTCCGTTTACGAAAAAGCTTTTGTCTAAATTGCCTAAATTTATGCAACCAGCGGCGATTAAGTATGGGCTTGTTCTTGCCTTTGATGAAGAGGGAAATTTGCTCGGTAGCTATCATGATACCGACGGGAATCCGACCTATATGGTGACATCGGTTGAACAAGTGGGGGATCAGATTTATCTCGGTAGCCTAGAGGCTCCCCAAATTGTTCGGCTCAATAAGCCTATTGATTAA
- a CDS encoding peptide chain release factor 3, translated as MASLDEEINRRRTFAIISHPDAGKTTLTEKLLLFGGAIQMAGEVKARGDRRRARSDWMKVEQERGISVASSVMTFDFEGRTFNLLDTPGHEDFSEDTYRTLSAVDSAVMVLDAAKGIETQTRKLFEVCRLRDMPITTFINKMDRETKDPFELLDEVEQTLALDVSPASWPIGMGRDFKGCYDLIHDQLILFDRGKGDALTDGIKCSGLDDPKLDELLPDYAVEKLREDVEMVRELCPEFDLQAYLEGTMTPVFFGSAINNFGVQELLEGVGSFAPKPRVGKALEREVEPDEKKLTALVFKIQANMDPKHRDRIAFVRIVSGKFKKGIKLKHVRSGKIMAVHNAQLFLAQDREIAEEAFAGDIIGIPNHGNLRIGDTLTEGEEIRFTGVPSFAPEILQKVRSEDPMKAKHLGRALEQLAEEGAARVFKPNLGSDWVVGVVGPLQFDVLADRIRTEYQIPANFEPTALMTAEWIEGDAREVKQFSDQNRASMALDHAGAPVYLARNNWHLDKAKDDFPSLRFLKTKEEVA; from the coding sequence GTGGCTTCCCTCGACGAAGAAATCAACAGACGGCGTACTTTCGCGATTATCTCGCACCCGGATGCCGGTAAAACAACATTGACCGAAAAACTGCTTTTGTTTGGCGGCGCCATTCAAATGGCCGGTGAGGTGAAAGCACGCGGTGACCGCAGGCGCGCACGCTCTGACTGGATGAAGGTGGAGCAAGAACGGGGTATTTCGGTTGCGTCGTCAGTGATGACTTTCGATTTTGAGGGACGCACGTTTAACTTGCTTGACACCCCAGGCCACGAAGATTTTTCTGAAGATACGTATCGCACGCTTTCTGCTGTTGATAGCGCGGTAATGGTGCTTGATGCGGCTAAGGGTATTGAAACCCAAACCCGTAAACTTTTCGAGGTTTGCCGTCTGCGCGATATGCCCATAACAACCTTCATCAATAAAATGGACCGTGAAACCAAGGACCCATTTGAATTATTGGATGAGGTGGAGCAAACCCTTGCGCTTGATGTGTCGCCAGCAAGTTGGCCAATCGGTATGGGCCGAGATTTCAAAGGATGTTATGACCTCATTCATGATCAACTTATTCTGTTTGATCGCGGGAAAGGGGATGCGCTCACTGATGGGATTAAGTGTTCTGGCCTTGATGATCCAAAGCTGGATGAATTGCTTCCTGATTATGCAGTTGAGAAGCTTCGTGAAGATGTTGAGATGGTGCGTGAACTTTGCCCCGAATTTGACCTTCAGGCCTATCTCGAGGGAACGATGACACCCGTGTTTTTTGGTTCTGCAATCAATAATTTCGGCGTTCAGGAACTTCTTGAGGGGGTTGGTAGCTTCGCACCAAAACCGCGTGTTGGCAAAGCCCTAGAGCGCGAAGTTGAACCAGATGAGAAAAAGCTAACGGCGCTTGTGTTTAAAATTCAGGCTAATATGGACCCCAAGCACAGGGACCGTATTGCCTTTGTTCGCATTGTTTCGGGTAAATTCAAAAAAGGTATTAAGCTCAAGCACGTCAGAAGCGGTAAGATTATGGCGGTCCATAATGCGCAGCTTTTCCTTGCGCAAGACCGTGAAATTGCCGAAGAGGCGTTTGCTGGCGATATTATTGGAATACCGAACCACGGGAACCTTCGGATCGGCGATACGCTAACGGAAGGTGAAGAAATTCGCTTCACGGGTGTTCCTTCGTTCGCACCAGAAATTTTGCAGAAAGTACGCTCCGAAGATCCAATGAAGGCAAAACATTTGGGCCGTGCGCTCGAGCAGCTTGCGGAAGAGGGGGCCGCGCGGGTGTTCAAACCAAATCTGGGGAGTGACTGGGTCGTGGGTGTTGTTGGTCCGCTTCAGTTTGATGTTTTGGCTGATCGGATTAGAACCGAATATCAAATTCCGGCAAACTTTGAACCTACAGCCTTGATGACGGCGGAATGGATTGAAGGCGACGCGAGGGAAGTGAAGCAGTTTTCCGATCAAAACAGGGCTTCGATGGCACTTGATCATGCAGGTGCACCTGTTTATCTGGCCCGCAATAACTGGCACCTTGATAAAGCCAAGGATGATTTTCCCAGCCTTCGTTTCTTGAAAACGAAGGAAGAAGTTGCTTAA
- the fliP gene encoding flagellar type III secretion system pore protein FliP (The bacterial flagellar biogenesis protein FliP forms a type III secretion system (T3SS)-type pore required for flagellar assembly.) yields MRDLSLPRNNAPKAGSSKAKFLDGKNHSGAHASVKVGKRNSFLYLILLSLPILLAAILFISPDAVAQSVNIDLGEGGTLTGRVVQLILLMTVLSLAPGILVMMTSFTRIVIVFSLLRSALGTQQTPPNIVLISLALFLTAYVMAPTLTQVWDAGIEPLVNEEIDEIEAYNRGIVPMRNFMMAQVREADLVLFQDLAGQPQAEDPAAIPITTLVPAFMISELRRAFEIGFLVYIPFIIIDMVVASILMSMGMMMLPPVMIALPFKLIFFVLVDGWGLVAGSLVQSFGVPIPPIASG; encoded by the coding sequence ATGCGAGACTTGAGTTTACCCAGAAATAATGCGCCTAAAGCTGGCTCATCCAAAGCTAAGTTCCTCGATGGTAAAAATCATTCTGGTGCACACGCCAGCGTCAAAGTGGGTAAACGCAATTCGTTTCTATATTTGATACTACTGTCTCTGCCTATATTGCTCGCAGCGATACTTTTTATTTCACCTGATGCAGTTGCACAGTCCGTCAATATTGACCTCGGCGAAGGGGGGACATTAACAGGGCGTGTCGTTCAATTAATCCTGTTGATGACTGTTCTGAGTTTAGCACCCGGTATTCTTGTGATGATGACAAGTTTCACCCGCATTGTTATTGTATTTTCGCTACTTAGAAGCGCACTTGGTACGCAGCAAACCCCGCCAAATATTGTTCTTATTTCGCTCGCTTTATTTCTTACGGCCTATGTTATGGCCCCTACCCTTACCCAAGTTTGGGACGCGGGCATTGAACCACTCGTGAATGAAGAAATTGACGAGATTGAAGCCTACAACCGCGGGATCGTTCCCATGCGGAATTTCATGATGGCGCAGGTACGCGAGGCAGATCTTGTTTTGTTTCAGGATTTGGCAGGCCAACCTCAGGCAGAGGACCCTGCTGCAATTCCAATCACTACGCTTGTTCCCGCCTTTATGATTAGCGAACTTCGCCGTGCCTTCGAAATTGGGTTCCTTGTCTATATCCCGTTTATCATTATCGATATGGTAGTGGCGTCCATTTTGATGTCCATGGGGATGATGATGTTACCACCCGTTATGATTGCCCTTCCCTTTAAGCTTATTTTCTTTGTTCTCGTTGATGGCTGGGGGCTTGTCGCAGGGTCACTTGTGCAAAGTTTCGGCGTCCCAATTCCTCCAATTGCAAGTGGCTAG
- a CDS encoding alpha/beta fold hydrolase, translated as MPDFTHEYFTNSDGLKLHYRDYNTAGGDAPVVLCMPGLTRTSNDFAHVADSLKAKCRVICLDKRGRGLSEWDSDPARYHPGTYVADALELLNHLGQKSVHAIGTSMGGLMTILMQAAQPGVIKSAVINDIGPEVDPEGIKRIQNNIGTTPELKTWEDAEQYVEKTAKHIFPYFNDDDWKWFTRITYIEEDGQIKSNYDPAITQNFNSVSAEQSMPDMWPVFEGLKSVPVLIIRGETSDLLMQSTLERMESEYPLLTGVTVPQAGHAPMLHEKEAADAIASFANKNYT; from the coding sequence ATGCCAGACTTTACACACGAGTATTTCACAAACAGTGATGGCCTGAAACTTCATTACCGGGACTATAATACAGCCGGCGGCGACGCCCCTGTTGTTTTGTGTATGCCGGGCCTAACGCGCACATCCAATGACTTTGCACATGTCGCAGATAGCCTGAAGGCCAAATGCAGGGTTATCTGCCTCGACAAGCGCGGCAGAGGCCTCTCTGAATGGGATAGCGATCCCGCGCGTTATCACCCCGGAACGTATGTCGCTGACGCGCTTGAATTGCTGAACCATCTTGGCCAAAAAAGTGTCCATGCAATCGGAACTTCCATGGGGGGATTGATGACAATCCTGATGCAAGCGGCACAACCCGGTGTAATTAAATCAGCCGTGATCAATGATATCGGCCCAGAGGTTGACCCGGAAGGCATCAAACGTATCCAGAACAATATTGGTACCACGCCTGAATTAAAGACATGGGAAGATGCGGAACAGTATGTGGAGAAAACGGCAAAGCATATTTTCCCTTACTTTAATGATGATGACTGGAAATGGTTTACCCGCATTACTTATATTGAAGAAGACGGCCAGATAAAATCCAACTATGATCCAGCCATTACGCAGAATTTTAATAGTGTTTCGGCAGAACAATCAATGCCAGATATGTGGCCTGTATTTGAAGGGCTAAAGTCTGTTCCTGTGTTAATCATCCGCGGTGAAACTTCGGACCTCCTAATGCAATCAACATTGGAGCGTATGGAAAGCGAATATCCCTTACTGACCGGTGTAACCGTACCCCAAGCTGGTCACGCCCCTATGCTGCATGAAAAGGAAGCCGCTGACGCAATTGCAAGCTTTGCCAACAAGAATTACACGTAA
- the fliO gene encoding flagellar biosynthetic protein FliO encodes MTVEILTALVALIFVLALLVGLSWAVKRFGLLPGHLPAKSGKNKIEMVETRMLDARNRLMVVRWGRNEYFLGSGPNGVTVIDKKDQSPEKSSENSSDTDTEV; translated from the coding sequence ATGACAGTTGAAATCCTTACGGCTTTGGTCGCCCTTATTTTTGTTTTGGCGTTACTCGTAGGATTATCATGGGCGGTAAAACGATTTGGCCTTCTACCCGGACATTTGCCGGCAAAATCAGGAAAAAATAAAATCGAAATGGTTGAAACCCGCATGCTGGATGCCCGCAACAGGCTGATGGTTGTTCGGTGGGGACGTAATGAATATTTTCTTGGTTCAGGCCCAAACGGGGTTACAGTCATTGACAAAAAAGATCAAAGCCCTGAAAAAAGCTCTGAAAACAGTTCTGATACGGACACTGAAGTGTGA
- a CDS encoding VOC family protein, with product MSGNKSGRITGLGGVFVKCKNRDDLVKWYRDDLGLSYDGYGINFLFREHHEPDREGYNVWGPFKEDTDYFKPSDKDFMLNLRVENLEGFLKTLKEKGIEQIGEMVVEEYGKFAWIVDPEGTKIELWEQIGPVPEIPTET from the coding sequence ATGTCTGGAAATAAGAGTGGTCGGATAACCGGATTAGGGGGCGTTTTTGTTAAATGCAAAAACAGGGATGATCTTGTTAAATGGTATCGTGACGATCTTGGTCTGTCTTATGATGGGTACGGGATTAATTTTTTGTTCCGCGAACATCATGAACCAGACCGAGAGGGCTATAACGTTTGGGGGCCTTTTAAAGAAGATACGGATTATTTTAAACCGTCTGATAAAGACTTTATGTTGAACCTGCGGGTAGAAAACCTCGAGGGTTTTCTGAAAACATTGAAAGAAAAGGGTATCGAGCAAATTGGGGAAATGGTGGTTGAGGAATATGGGAAGTTCGCCTGGATTGTGGACCCAGAGGGCACAAAAATAGAATTATGGGAACAGATAGGCCCTGTACCCGAAATACCGACAGAAACCTAA